The following coding sequences lie in one Segnochrobactrum spirostomi genomic window:
- a CDS encoding winged helix DNA-binding protein: MAAKRVKGIDHPEALDRRWHLATTAIEVDATELEFSLMRTFESFGRWQAECLRGAIDLPASGPENAMLHVIRMNDRPKSVKDLARLTNRDDIPNIQYSLRKLIGAGLVVRSGSGRSGVTYSVTDKGREVTDRYAEIRRALLIAAIEAVPGFEARLAEARRTLELLSGLYDQAARVAATHRRS, translated from the coding sequence ATGGCGGCGAAGCGCGTCAAAGGCATCGATCATCCGGAGGCACTCGACCGCCGCTGGCATCTCGCGACGACGGCGATCGAGGTCGATGCGACCGAGCTCGAGTTCTCGCTGATGCGGACCTTTGAATCGTTCGGCCGCTGGCAGGCGGAGTGCCTGCGCGGCGCCATCGACCTGCCGGCGAGCGGGCCCGAAAACGCGATGCTCCACGTCATCCGCATGAACGACCGCCCCAAGAGCGTGAAGGACCTCGCCCGCCTCACCAACCGCGACGACATCCCGAACATCCAATACAGCCTGCGCAAACTGATCGGGGCCGGGCTCGTCGTGCGCTCGGGATCGGGGCGCTCGGGCGTCACCTATTCCGTCACCGATAAGGGGCGCGAGGTGACGGACCGCTACGCCGAGATCCGTCGGGCTCTCCTCATCGCCGCGATCGAGGCGGTGCCCGGCTTCGAGGCAAGGCTCGCCGAGGCGCGGCGGACCCTCGAACTCCTCTCCGGCCTTTACGATCAGGCGGCCCGCGTGGCGGCCACCCACCGCCGCTCCTGA
- a CDS encoding carbohydrate ABC transporter permease, with amino-acid sequence MSDPLFWGSLWLTVKYSVVTVVGEFVFGLGIALMLNRTVRMKPVYFAILTIPMAMSPVSVALIWRMLLQPNLGIVNHVLETVGLPRMDWLGSADIAVWTMAGIDIWQQTSFVVLILAAGLAALPRDPYEAADVDGASQLQQFWFITLPMLRPVAAIAVVIQLINEFRTYDLPYVLTKGGPGTSTEVLSFFAYRRAFLGLSLNEGAAAAFVLLLIVLAMTIAFFALLERRR; translated from the coding sequence ATGAGCGACCCGCTGTTCTGGGGTTCGCTCTGGCTCACGGTGAAATATTCCGTCGTCACCGTCGTCGGTGAGTTCGTCTTCGGGCTCGGCATCGCGCTCATGCTGAACCGGACCGTGCGCATGAAGCCGGTTTATTTCGCGATCCTGACCATTCCGATGGCGATGTCGCCGGTCAGCGTCGCCCTCATCTGGCGCATGCTGCTGCAACCCAATCTCGGCATCGTCAACCATGTCCTCGAGACGGTCGGCTTGCCGCGCATGGACTGGCTCGGCTCGGCCGATATCGCGGTCTGGACGATGGCCGGCATCGACATCTGGCAGCAGACGTCCTTCGTCGTGCTCATTCTCGCGGCCGGCCTCGCCGCTCTGCCCCGCGATCCTTACGAGGCCGCCGATGTCGACGGCGCCTCGCAGCTCCAACAATTCTGGTTCATCACCCTGCCGATGCTGCGCCCGGTCGCCGCTATCGCCGTCGTGATCCAGCTCATCAACGAATTCCGCACCTACGATCTGCCCTACGTGCTGACCAAGGGCGGTCCGGGCACCTCCACGGAAGTTCTGAGCTTCTTCGCCTATCGCCGTGCGTTCCTTGGCCTTTCCCTGAACGAGGGCGCGGCGGCGGCGTTCGTTCTCCTGCTCATCGTGCTGGCGATGACGATCGCCTTCTTCGCCCTGCTCGAACGCCGGCGCTGA
- a CDS encoding extracellular solute-binding protein translates to MPGGRRKVALSVMPGGHGESGGWGWGIPKNTSPESQEAAWKFIQWVQSKKIEVARALEGHAPVRSDVYEDPAVLAKYPFYKTALDVVASGKSFPIFAYSAQYEDVLGAQLSLAAGGQATPDAALKAASDGLTQLLNK, encoded by the coding sequence GTGCCCGGCGGTCGCCGCAAGGTCGCCCTCTCGGTGATGCCGGGCGGCCACGGCGAAAGCGGCGGCTGGGGCTGGGGTATCCCGAAGAACACTTCGCCCGAGAGTCAGGAAGCGGCGTGGAAGTTCATCCAGTGGGTGCAGAGCAAGAAGATCGAGGTCGCCCGCGCCCTTGAAGGCCATGCTCCGGTCCGCTCGGATGTCTACGAAGATCCGGCGGTTCTCGCCAAATATCCCTTCTACAAGACCGCGCTCGACGTCGTCGCGTCCGGAAAATCCTTCCCTATTTTCGCCTACTCTGCCCAATATGAAGACGTCCTCGGGGCTCAGCTCTCGCTTGCGGCGGGCGGACAAGCCACCCCGGATGCGGCTCTCAAGGCGGCGTCCGACGGCCTGACCCAGCTCCTGAACAAGTAA
- a CDS encoding ABC transporter substrate-binding protein produces MAFQRTALAALMGATMLAAMPSAFAEGVTLHALMEDVPETQIIEKMLPDFEKETGVKVEFEKIGYGDMHDKLVAQLVAPESYYNLLEVDFLWAGEFPAAGWLVDLKPLVEKSDFDLKPFIPAMLDLLGRTDAQLPLIPMYNYSMGLIYRTDLIEDAKLKEAYKAETGKELAKPETLADYVAISKFMKEKAGVAGAAMQGQRGDPNAMEFSNYLFSAGGTYLGADRKVALDSAEGKTALGLYVDNIKNGAQQGALSATLDDTMRLMCSGQAFSMVTYWWMLPQIDNKEKCPAVAARSPSR; encoded by the coding sequence ATGGCCTTCCAACGTACCGCGCTCGCGGCCCTGATGGGGGCGACGATGCTCGCCGCCATGCCTTCGGCCTTCGCCGAAGGCGTCACCCTCCACGCGCTCATGGAGGATGTGCCGGAGACGCAGATCATCGAAAAGATGCTGCCCGACTTCGAGAAGGAGACGGGGGTCAAGGTCGAGTTCGAGAAGATCGGCTACGGCGACATGCACGACAAGCTGGTCGCCCAGCTCGTCGCACCGGAAAGCTACTACAACCTCCTCGAGGTGGACTTCCTTTGGGCGGGTGAATTCCCGGCCGCTGGCTGGCTCGTCGACCTGAAGCCGCTGGTCGAGAAGTCCGACTTCGATCTCAAGCCGTTCATCCCGGCGATGCTCGATCTGCTCGGCCGCACCGATGCGCAGCTTCCGCTCATCCCCATGTACAACTACTCGATGGGGCTGATCTATCGCACCGACCTCATCGAGGATGCCAAGCTGAAGGAGGCCTACAAGGCCGAGACCGGCAAGGAGCTCGCCAAGCCCGAGACGCTTGCCGATTATGTCGCGATCTCCAAGTTCATGAAGGAGAAGGCGGGCGTCGCCGGTGCGGCGATGCAGGGCCAGCGCGGCGATCCGAACGCGATGGAGTTCTCGAACTACCTGTTCTCGGCCGGCGGCACCTATCTCGGCGCCGATCGCAAGGTCGCGCTCGACAGCGCCGAAGGCAAGACGGCCCTCGGCCTCTATGTCGACAACATCAAGAACGGCGCGCAGCAGGGTGCCCTGTCGGCCACCCTCGACGATACCATGCGCCTGATGTGCAGCGGCCAGGCGTTCAGCATGGTCACCTATTGGTGGATGCTGCCGCAGATCGACAACAAGGAGAAGTGCCCGGCGGTCGCCGCAAGGTCGCCCTCTCGGTGA
- a CDS encoding carbohydrate ABC transporter permease, with amino-acid sequence MRRFGLHLGLLIVSAVVLLPPLWVLRTSLVPESLSYSTDLLPQPTLENYVGLFTRNHFGTYYLNSLVVAIGSVVLALPFAAMTGYAFAPLQNGGPAARFAVLATQMLPPVAIVLPTFTLFRMLGLTNSLTGLVIVYAALNLPFLTWILMGFFEGIPVDLEWAAQTDGATAWGAFWRVVLPVSLPGIAAAGVLGFILAWNEFLFALVLSGPATATVPVALAALQTSNGVQIAKVSAGVVLAILPLVIASRFIQRFIVQGLTFGSVK; translated from the coding sequence ATGCGCCGCTTCGGATTGCATCTCGGCCTGCTCATCGTCTCGGCGGTGGTCTTGTTGCCCCCGCTCTGGGTGCTGCGCACGAGTCTCGTGCCGGAAAGCCTCTCCTACTCGACCGATCTGCTGCCGCAGCCGACGCTCGAGAACTATGTTGGTCTGTTCACCCGCAACCATTTCGGCACCTATTATCTGAACAGCCTCGTGGTCGCGATCGGCTCTGTCGTGCTCGCGCTCCCCTTCGCCGCGATGACGGGCTACGCCTTCGCCCCGCTTCAAAACGGGGGGCCGGCGGCGCGCTTCGCGGTGCTCGCGACGCAGATGCTGCCCCCGGTCGCGATCGTGCTGCCGACCTTCACCCTCTTCCGCATGCTCGGGCTGACGAATTCCCTGACCGGGCTCGTCATCGTCTATGCCGCGCTGAACCTGCCCTTCCTCACCTGGATCCTGATGGGCTTCTTCGAGGGTATCCCGGTCGATCTCGAATGGGCCGCGCAGACCGACGGCGCCACCGCCTGGGGCGCGTTCTGGCGCGTGGTGCTCCCGGTCTCTCTGCCCGGCATCGCCGCTGCCGGCGTGCTCGGCTTCATTCTCGCCTGGAACGAGTTCCTCTTCGCCCTGGTGCTGAGCGGACCGGCCACGGCCACCGTCCCCGTCGCGCTCGCCGCGCTGCAGACCTCGAACGGCGTTCAGATCGCCAAGGTCTCGGCCGGCGTGGTGCTCGCCATCCTTCCGCTCGTGATCGCCTCGCGCTTCATCCAGCGCTTCATCGTGCAGGGGCTCACGTTCGGCAGCGTGAAATGA